The following are from one region of the Microbacterium paraoxydans genome:
- a CDS encoding M23 family metallopeptidase, whose product MKKAVIALALLLLLGPFMGLLGIGVLMNPSANAECTIDGSGITVGNIPDSLTATTANGETITLNRQQLTHAATIIEIGSGIDGVGRDGIQIALMAALTESSLRMLSNTSAYPESADYPNDGNGSDHDSLGLFQMRPQSGWGTVADLMDSTYQARAFYGGPDGPNYPSPRGLLDIPGWQQMGKGEAAQAVEVSAHPDRYNNYEPVAATILSALTGSGGPTTATGPYLVTTRQVTESSRVVFPLPEGTWVVTSEFGYRSDPFTGETSYHSGLDLGAADGTPILAAADGTVTVAEFSGGYGGLIIIEHTISGQTVATAYAHMWQHGIHVSVGDHVRAGQHIGDVGSSGRSTGAHLHFEVRPGGTNGEQIDPAAWLNQHNAADLPEASVGPPHGCAGTNGIAGDPAPFDGDDPSRMVDDPTSTGQITARMLHLYEQTLAQFPDTGWGCYSPRPGTQSEHPLGRACDLTFGNAIGQYPASEQLDYGWQVTEWMQTHAEALGVEYLIWQGKIWSLSRDSEGWRSYNGGGMHDPDNVTGGHYDHLHVTVK is encoded by the coding sequence ATGAAGAAAGCAGTCATCGCCCTCGCCCTTCTGCTCCTGCTCGGCCCATTCATGGGCCTGCTGGGTATCGGCGTGCTGATGAACCCCTCCGCGAACGCCGAGTGCACCATCGACGGCTCCGGCATCACCGTAGGGAACATCCCCGACTCGTTGACCGCGACCACCGCGAACGGCGAGACCATCACGCTCAACCGGCAGCAACTCACGCACGCGGCCACCATCATCGAGATCGGTTCCGGCATCGACGGGGTGGGGCGCGACGGCATCCAGATCGCGCTCATGGCCGCACTGACCGAATCCAGCCTGCGGATGCTGTCGAACACCTCCGCCTACCCCGAGAGCGCCGACTACCCGAACGATGGCAATGGCTCAGACCACGACTCACTCGGCCTGTTCCAGATGCGCCCGCAGTCGGGGTGGGGAACGGTCGCCGACCTCATGGACTCCACGTATCAAGCGCGGGCGTTCTACGGCGGGCCGGACGGCCCCAACTACCCGAGTCCGCGTGGCCTGCTCGACATTCCTGGCTGGCAGCAGATGGGCAAGGGCGAGGCGGCACAGGCTGTCGAGGTCTCAGCCCACCCGGACAGGTACAACAACTACGAGCCGGTCGCGGCCACCATCCTCAGTGCCCTCACCGGCTCCGGCGGCCCGACCACCGCGACTGGCCCCTACCTGGTGACGACTAGACAAGTCACGGAGTCTTCGCGCGTGGTGTTCCCGCTGCCCGAGGGCACCTGGGTCGTCACCAGCGAGTTCGGGTATCGCAGCGACCCATTCACCGGCGAGACCTCCTATCACTCCGGTCTCGACCTCGGCGCAGCTGACGGCACCCCCATCCTGGCCGCCGCTGACGGCACAGTGACTGTGGCTGAGTTCTCAGGCGGTTACGGCGGTCTCATCATCATCGAGCACACCATCAGCGGGCAGACCGTCGCCACCGCCTACGCGCATATGTGGCAGCACGGCATCCACGTCTCGGTCGGAGATCACGTGCGCGCGGGCCAGCACATCGGCGATGTCGGGTCGAGTGGACGTAGCACCGGAGCACATCTGCACTTCGAGGTTCGACCCGGCGGCACCAACGGCGAACAGATCGACCCGGCAGCATGGCTGAACCAGCACAACGCCGCCGACCTCCCCGAAGCCTCAGTCGGGCCTCCCCACGGTTGCGCGGGCACCAACGGTATCGCCGGTGACCCGGCTCCATTCGACGGCGACGACCCGAGCCGGATGGTCGATGACCCGACGTCGACCGGGCAGATCACTGCCCGGATGCTGCACCTGTATGAGCAGACTCTCGCCCAGTTCCCCGACACGGGCTGGGGCTGCTACTCGCCCCGGCCCGGCACGCAGTCAGAGCATCCCCTGGGCAGGGCGTGTGATCTGACGTTCGGCAACGCGATCGGCCAGTATCCGGCCAGCGAGCAACTCGACTACGGCTGGCAGGTCACCGAGTGGATGCAGACCCACGCCGAAGCTCTCGGTGTCGAGTACCTGATCTGGCAGGGCAAGATCTGGTCGCTCTCGCGCGACTCCGAGGGCTGGCGTTCCTACAACGGCGGCGGGATGCACGACCCCGACAACGTGACGGGTGGGCACTACGACCACCTGCACGTCACGGTGAAGTAG